In a genomic window of Spirosoma agri:
- a CDS encoding TolC family protein gives MKTVHWYLSTLFLLTGSLASAQDNTLDQLISKALTNNFSVQSARLDEVKTEAQIAEVKANAHPQVNLTGDYRRYLKIPGQVIPASVFGGPEGTYSAVAFGLPYNLSTTLQASQTLYNQSLLIATKAAKASRDLSALQTQKTKEDVAYNVSATYYNLQTTAQQIAFLRSNLTSTERLIRITELRRQNQLAQGIDVDRLQLSKTASQTQIESLQASYNQLLNMLKFLTGTAQTDSLQVRTAIEETIPVAPGNEYTINRTDLQLIDQQKLINGLQQRNIKAGFFPTVSAYGVANSSVYAIGGDNSYIKNLPGYWVGLQLNWNVFDGLARKAKLSQNRIDNQKLEVQNREVRESISMDIANARTKFLVEQQNLSTNRGQVSLAEKVYTQTQLQFKEGTVDITDVVQAENSLRDAQNNYLGTLVNLRTSELDWKKATGSLINR, from the coding sequence ATGAAAACCGTTCACTGGTACCTTTCCACCCTCTTCCTGTTGACAGGCTCGCTGGCCAGCGCGCAGGACAATACACTCGACCAGTTAATTAGTAAGGCCCTGACCAACAACTTCAGTGTGCAGTCGGCGCGGCTCGATGAGGTCAAGACCGAAGCACAGATCGCCGAAGTGAAAGCCAATGCACATCCGCAGGTGAACCTGACGGGCGACTACAGACGCTATCTCAAAATTCCGGGGCAGGTAATTCCCGCTTCGGTGTTTGGCGGACCGGAAGGCACGTATTCCGCCGTTGCGTTCGGACTCCCTTACAATCTCTCTACGACGCTACAGGCATCGCAAACGCTTTATAATCAATCGTTGTTGATCGCCACCAAAGCCGCCAAGGCCAGCCGGGACTTATCAGCGTTGCAAACGCAGAAAACGAAAGAAGATGTGGCTTACAACGTGTCGGCTACGTATTACAACCTCCAGACGACTGCCCAACAGATCGCCTTCCTGCGCAGCAACCTTACCTCGACGGAACGGCTCATTCGCATTACGGAACTACGGCGTCAGAATCAATTGGCGCAGGGCATCGATGTGGACCGGCTGCAACTCAGCAAAACGGCATCGCAAACGCAGATCGAATCGCTACAAGCCAGTTACAACCAACTACTAAACATGCTGAAATTCCTGACCGGAACGGCACAAACGGATTCGTTGCAGGTTCGCACAGCCATTGAAGAAACGATTCCGGTAGCCCCTGGCAACGAATACACCATCAACCGGACGGACTTGCAGCTGATCGATCAGCAGAAACTGATCAACGGTCTACAGCAACGGAACATCAAAGCCGGTTTTTTTCCGACGGTGTCAGCTTACGGCGTTGCGAATAGTTCGGTCTATGCCATTGGCGGAGACAACTCGTACATCAAAAACCTCCCCGGCTACTGGGTTGGTCTTCAACTGAACTGGAACGTATTCGACGGCCTGGCGCGTAAAGCAAAACTGAGCCAGAACCGCATCGACAACCAAAAATTGGAGGTGCAGAATCGGGAAGTTCGCGAGTCGATCTCGATGGATATTGCCAATGCCCGCACCAAGTTTCTGGTCGAGCAGCAGAACCTGTCAACAAACCGGGGGCAAGTGTCGCTGGCCGAAAAGGTCTACACCCAAACCCAACTTCAGTTCAAGGAAGGCACCGTCGATATCACCGATGTGGTGCAGGCCGAAAACTCCCTTCGCGATGCCCAGAACAACTACCTCGGCACGCTGGTCAACCTGCGCACTTCCGAACTGGACTGGAAAAAAGCAACCGGCAGCTTAATTAACCGATAG
- the cobA gene encoding uroporphyrinogen-III C-methyltransferase, with translation MQPKLTLVGAGPGNGELITLKGIRALRQADVVLYDDLANDSLLDFAPESALTMYVGKRAGRVSLSQDEINTLIVRLAQEHGHVVRLKGGDPYVFGRGFEEYDYARQYGIQCEVVPGVSSCIAVPASQGIPVTSRGVSESFWVITGTTRHGELSDDLRLAVQSKATVVVLMGLSKLAEICAMYCEAGRGHLPMAVVQNGTRADEQSVLGQVWNIPQLVAAQGVGAPAVLIIGDVVSLHPSYLAECMRNFSMAC, from the coding sequence ATGCAGCCAAAGCTTACACTCGTGGGGGCGGGTCCCGGCAACGGCGAATTGATCACCTTGAAAGGGATCAGGGCGCTCCGGCAGGCAGATGTTGTTTTATACGACGACCTTGCTAATGACTCTTTACTGGATTTTGCACCTGAATCGGCGCTGACAATGTACGTTGGCAAACGGGCCGGCAGAGTGTCGCTATCACAGGACGAAATCAATACGCTGATCGTGCGTCTGGCGCAGGAGCATGGTCATGTGGTGCGGTTAAAAGGGGGCGACCCGTACGTATTCGGGCGCGGTTTTGAAGAATATGACTATGCGCGTCAGTACGGCATTCAGTGCGAGGTGGTACCGGGCGTATCAAGTTGTATTGCTGTACCCGCATCGCAGGGTATTCCGGTCACAAGCCGGGGCGTCAGCGAAAGTTTCTGGGTCATTACGGGGACGACGCGCCACGGCGAACTGTCCGACGATCTGCGGCTGGCCGTTCAGTCAAAAGCTACGGTTGTCGTGCTGATGGGGCTGAGCAAGCTAGCCGAAATCTGCGCTATGTACTGTGAAGCCGGTCGTGGTCATTTGCCGATGGCGGTCGTGCAGAACGGCACGCGGGCTGATGAACAGAGTGTACTTGGTCAGGTCTGGAACATACCTCAATTGGTGGCAGCACAAGGCGTGGGGGCGCCCGCTGTACTCATCATTGGCGACGTGGTTTCCCTGCATCCGTCTTACCTGGCGGAGTGCATGCGTAACTTCTCTATGGCCTGCTAG
- a CDS encoding ATP-binding protein — MKQLDQQVARRLTRFYVLALTTIAVLVVSGLLFIRHTISTHYDDSRVVNVTGRQRMLSQRLTKLALLKITGLPAADTVSFDSLLHTWHQTHLQLRSGLLAMEKTYTVRKSRQLDSMFTRIDPVFNSIYRSFARINDAQATQAQKKEALQVILRDELSFVQQMNDIVFQFDSESFEQVRYLEQIEWGLTLATLLTLLIEALFVFRPVVRYTKNIVWQLAQSENDLQLANVHMERTNHELELTNQHLAATNHKLVDTQQELLRTTEEKYQLQLAEETIRLAALIEGQEEERRRFARELHDGIGQMLTGLKLHAETMKSIKFADEKQRLRFEELCQLIYDIIQTTRQISHNLMPSVLGDFGLGATLQLLADQTMRSSGINVIFDGNREAKRLNPSTEIGLYRIAQEALNNAIKYADAQTIRISLQQNTRKLDLAVIDDGRGFTVKAVRTESGQLSVINGLETMRTRTRLLNGTLTITSKPKKGTKVVVNMALADNRQ; from the coding sequence ATGAAACAACTTGATCAGCAGGTAGCCCGCCGGTTAACCCGGTTTTACGTCCTGGCACTCACGACCATTGCCGTGTTGGTTGTGAGCGGGCTACTGTTCATCAGGCATACGATCAGCACCCACTACGACGATAGTCGCGTCGTGAACGTAACCGGTCGGCAGCGGATGCTGAGCCAGCGACTAACGAAACTTGCTCTACTGAAAATCACGGGATTACCGGCGGCTGATACCGTTTCGTTCGACTCCCTGCTGCATACGTGGCACCAGACCCACCTTCAACTCCGGAGTGGCCTGCTGGCAATGGAGAAGACCTATACCGTTCGGAAAAGCAGGCAGTTAGACAGCATGTTTACCCGAATCGACCCGGTGTTCAACTCTATTTACCGGAGCTTCGCCCGGATCAATGACGCACAGGCTACGCAAGCGCAGAAAAAAGAAGCCCTCCAGGTTATTCTGCGGGATGAGCTATCGTTCGTGCAGCAGATGAACGACATCGTTTTTCAGTTTGACTCCGAAAGCTTCGAGCAGGTGCGGTACCTGGAACAAATTGAATGGGGCCTGACCCTGGCTACGCTCTTGACTCTTTTGATCGAGGCTTTGTTTGTTTTCCGCCCGGTGGTTCGGTATACGAAGAATATTGTTTGGCAGTTGGCCCAGTCCGAAAATGACCTTCAACTAGCCAATGTGCACATGGAACGCACCAACCATGAACTGGAATTGACGAACCAGCATCTGGCGGCTACGAATCACAAACTGGTCGATACGCAGCAGGAACTGCTGCGCACGACCGAAGAGAAGTACCAGCTTCAACTTGCCGAAGAAACGATCCGGTTAGCCGCCCTGATCGAAGGCCAGGAAGAAGAACGGCGACGCTTTGCCCGCGAGCTTCACGACGGTATCGGCCAGATGCTGACTGGTCTGAAACTACACGCCGAGACGATGAAGTCGATCAAATTCGCGGACGAAAAACAACGGCTCCGCTTTGAGGAACTGTGTCAGCTAATCTACGACATTATTCAAACCACCCGTCAGATATCGCATAACCTGATGCCCTCCGTATTGGGCGACTTTGGTTTAGGCGCTACCTTGCAGTTGCTGGCCGATCAGACGATGCGCTCGTCTGGCATCAACGTGATTTTTGACGGCAATCGGGAGGCAAAACGATTGAACCCATCCACAGAAATCGGGTTATACCGGATTGCACAGGAAGCCCTGAACAATGCCATAAAGTATGCCGATGCACAAACCATTCGTATCAGTCTGCAACAAAATACCCGTAAACTCGATCTGGCCGTGATCGACGACGGCAGAGGGTTTACGGTCAAGGCGGTTCGCACGGAGAGCGGGCAGCTTTCCGTTATCAACGGCCTCGAAACGATGCGTACCCGAACGCGACTGCTCAACGGTACACTGACCATTACCTCGAAGCCTAAAAAAGGTACTAAAGTAGTTGTTAACATGGCCCTGGCCGACAATCGGCAATGA
- the nirB gene encoding nitrite reductase large subunit NirB, with translation MSDNTNRRIVVIGNGMVGYKFCEKLIAKNKNGHHFSLTVFGEEPRVAYDRVHLSAYFAGKSADDLTLAPERWYAENGIDLYLTDPVVDIDRERKQVRSHHGLVVPYDYLILATGSGAFVPSVAGVEKDGVFVYRTIEDLDFIQSYARKARKGAVLGGGLLGLEAAKALLDLGLEEAHVVEFAPRLMPRQIDDAGSGILQRQLESLGLHIHLSKSTQEITGDDAITGMRFADDSLLEVDMLVISAGIRPRDELAKASGLDTHPRGGILVNNFLQTSDPTIFAIGECAVVHHMIYGLVAPGYEMADVVASRLLGDEKEFKPFDMSTKLKLIGTDVASFGDPFAAESGTHACRTIVYENRAKGVYKRINVSADGKELIGGILVGDAEQYNMLLQTCKNKTILPPDPEDLILGSRGGEDAGAGVMSLPDDALICSCEAITKAMLCHEISEKGHNTVDALKKSTKACTGCGGCTPMVKDLILGVMKQQGVYVRNILCEHFDYTRQELLDLVKINNLKSYGSILNQFGHGDGCEVCKPAVASILASLWNENILEKGRATIQDSNDRFLANIQKGGTYSVVPRIPGGEISPDKLIAIGQVAKRYGLYTKITGGQRIDLFGAHVGDLPRIWEELIAAGFESGHAYGKSLRTVKSCVGSTWCRYGVQDSVSFAIEIEERYKGIRSPHKLKSGVSGCVRECAEAQSKDFGIIATEKGWNLYIGGNGGSKPQHAQLLASDVDKETCIRYIDRFLMFYIKTADPLTRTATWLNKLDGGMTYLKAVVIDDVLGIAADLEREMQLLVDTFKCEWTEVVENPELRQRFAHFVNVPEQYDPTVQFDALRDQKRAKEWR, from the coding sequence ATGAGCGACAACACAAACAGGCGTATCGTCGTCATTGGCAACGGCATGGTAGGCTACAAGTTCTGCGAGAAATTGATAGCCAAGAACAAAAACGGACACCACTTTTCGCTGACGGTTTTTGGCGAAGAACCACGCGTAGCCTACGATCGCGTCCATTTAAGTGCCTATTTCGCCGGAAAATCAGCCGATGACCTGACGCTGGCACCCGAAAGGTGGTACGCCGAAAACGGTATTGATCTCTACCTGACCGATCCGGTCGTGGACATCGATCGGGAACGCAAACAGGTCCGTTCTCACCATGGGCTCGTAGTACCCTATGACTATTTGATTCTAGCGACAGGGTCGGGCGCGTTCGTGCCGTCGGTAGCGGGTGTCGAGAAAGACGGCGTCTTCGTGTATCGTACCATCGAAGACCTCGACTTCATTCAATCGTACGCGCGAAAAGCGCGCAAAGGGGCTGTACTGGGCGGTGGACTACTTGGTCTGGAAGCGGCCAAAGCCTTGCTGGATCTGGGTCTGGAAGAAGCGCACGTCGTTGAGTTTGCCCCGCGCCTGATGCCCCGGCAAATCGATGATGCGGGCTCGGGTATTTTACAACGCCAGCTGGAATCGCTGGGGCTGCATATCCACCTGTCCAAGAGTACGCAGGAAATTACCGGCGACGATGCCATAACCGGGATGCGGTTCGCCGATGACTCCCTGCTCGAAGTCGATATGCTGGTTATTTCGGCGGGTATCCGGCCACGCGACGAACTAGCCAAAGCCAGCGGTTTAGATACGCATCCGCGCGGAGGTATTCTGGTCAATAATTTTCTGCAAACATCCGACCCCACCATTTTTGCCATCGGCGAATGCGCGGTGGTTCACCACATGATCTACGGTCTGGTGGCTCCCGGCTACGAAATGGCCGACGTGGTAGCCTCGCGACTACTGGGCGACGAGAAGGAGTTCAAGCCCTTCGATATGTCGACCAAGCTCAAGCTGATCGGTACGGACGTAGCTAGCTTCGGCGACCCGTTTGCGGCCGAGTCAGGCACGCACGCCTGCCGCACCATCGTTTACGAAAACAGAGCCAAGGGCGTTTACAAACGGATCAATGTATCGGCAGATGGTAAAGAATTGATCGGCGGTATTCTGGTAGGTGATGCCGAGCAATATAATATGCTGTTGCAGACGTGCAAAAATAAGACCATCCTCCCACCCGACCCCGAAGACCTGATCCTGGGATCGCGCGGGGGCGAAGATGCGGGCGCTGGCGTGATGAGCCTGCCCGACGATGCGCTGATCTGCTCCTGCGAAGCCATCACCAAAGCCATGCTCTGCCACGAAATCAGCGAAAAAGGCCACAACACGGTCGATGCGCTGAAGAAATCGACCAAAGCCTGCACGGGTTGTGGCGGTTGTACGCCCATGGTGAAGGACCTGATTCTGGGGGTCATGAAGCAGCAGGGCGTTTATGTCCGGAACATTCTCTGCGAACATTTCGACTACACACGTCAGGAACTGCTGGATCTGGTCAAGATCAATAACCTGAAATCCTACGGCTCTATCCTGAATCAGTTCGGGCATGGCGACGGTTGCGAGGTCTGTAAACCAGCCGTAGCGTCTATTCTGGCGAGTCTCTGGAATGAGAATATTCTGGAAAAAGGCCGGGCAACCATCCAGGATTCCAACGACCGTTTTCTGGCGAACATCCAGAAAGGTGGCACGTATTCGGTGGTGCCGCGCATTCCGGGGGGTGAAATCTCCCCCGACAAGCTGATTGCGATCGGGCAGGTTGCGAAACGATACGGGTTATATACCAAAATTACGGGCGGTCAACGCATTGATCTGTTCGGAGCGCACGTGGGCGATCTCCCCCGAATCTGGGAAGAACTCATTGCGGCTGGTTTCGAGAGTGGTCACGCGTACGGTAAATCATTGCGCACGGTGAAAAGCTGCGTAGGCAGTACCTGGTGCCGCTACGGCGTTCAGGACTCGGTTTCGTTCGCGATCGAGATTGAGGAACGTTACAAAGGCATCCGGTCTCCGCACAAACTTAAATCGGGCGTATCAGGCTGTGTCCGCGAATGTGCCGAAGCCCAGAGCAAAGATTTTGGCATCATTGCGACCGAAAAAGGCTGGAATCTGTATATCGGCGGCAATGGCGGTTCTAAACCGCAACACGCTCAGTTACTGGCGTCTGATGTTGATAAGGAAACCTGCATTCGCTACATCGACCGGTTTCTGATGTTCTACATCAAAACGGCTGACCCCCTGACCCGCACCGCTACCTGGCTCAACAAGCTGGACGGGGGCATGACGTACCTCAAAGCGGTGGTGATCGACGATGTGCTGGGCATTGCGGCTGACCTGGAACGCGAGATGCAATTACTGGTCGATACGTTCAAGTGCGAATGGACCGAAGTTGTGGAAAATCCTGAACTCCGCCAACGGTTCGCGCACTTCGTGAACGTACCGGAGCAATACGATCCCACGGTTCAGTTCGACGCCCTGCGCGATCAGAAACGGGCGAAAGAGTGGCGATAA
- a CDS encoding TetR/AcrR family transcriptional regulator, whose translation MSCSPFKSTEEKIREAAKQVFLEKGFDGATSRDIADTAGINIALTNYYFRSKEKLFMSIFEEMLQLFFNGMIEILNKPTGLREKIADLIEHDFQLMKANPSLTIFVMNEIHRNPDRMANCIGVMKQIHHSMFEEQLQQEISQGNIRPISATHLMPMIFCNIQFLFIGKAMHMKTWQMSEADFDTFSTHHKNLVIDMITNFLFESEKA comes from the coding sequence ATGAGTTGTTCTCCATTTAAATCAACCGAAGAAAAAATCCGGGAAGCCGCCAAGCAGGTCTTTCTGGAGAAGGGGTTTGATGGAGCTACATCACGGGACATTGCCGATACCGCTGGAATAAACATTGCACTGACGAATTACTATTTCCGGAGTAAAGAGAAGCTGTTCATGAGCATTTTCGAGGAAATGCTTCAGCTGTTTTTCAACGGCATGATCGAGATTCTGAACAAGCCGACCGGTTTACGCGAAAAAATTGCCGATCTGATCGAGCATGACTTCCAGTTGATGAAGGCCAATCCGAGTCTGACGATTTTCGTTATGAACGAGATTCACCGCAACCCGGATCGTATGGCCAATTGCATTGGGGTTATGAAACAAATTCATCATTCCATGTTCGAGGAACAACTTCAGCAGGAAATCAGCCAGGGGAATATTCGCCCTATCTCGGCTACGCACCTGATGCCCATGATCTTCTGCAACATTCAGTTCCTGTTTATCGGCAAAGCCATGCATATGAAGACGTGGCAGATGAGCGAGGCTGATTTTGATACATTTAGCACGCACCACAAAAATTTGGTCATCGATATGATTACGAACTTTTTGTTCGAATCAGAAAAGGCATGA
- a CDS encoding NarK family nitrate/nitrite MFS transporter, with translation MNAFVNKPLEKLNVLSFKGIQMRTFHITWLTFFVCFFGWFGLAPLMPAIRADLGLTKPQVGNIIIAAVSATIFARLIVGKLCDTWGPRKTYTALLVLGSLPVMFVGLAHDYTTFLLFRLAIGTIGASFVITQFHTSMMFAPKIKGTANAVAGGWGNLGGGITQLAMPLIMATIVGFGYTKPEAWRLAMIFPGVLMLIMAFVYYRFTQDTPNGNYGSPEVERTVVTGEKVSFWKACADIRVWALALAYGCCFGMEITFDGVAALYFFDNFKMEETQAGFWAMLFGGMNIFARALGGIVADKVGNKYGMRGKGLLLAAMLLLEGAGIMLFAQAGNLPMAILAMITFALFLKMSNGATYAIVPFVNPKAVGVISGVVGAGGNVGGMLMGFLFKSPSISYGQAFLYIGCIVAVIGMVLFLVNFNKSVVVEPAEAELQTA, from the coding sequence ATGAATGCATTCGTTAATAAGCCGCTCGAAAAGCTCAATGTTCTTAGCTTCAAAGGGATTCAGATGCGCACGTTCCATATTACGTGGCTAACCTTCTTCGTCTGTTTTTTCGGCTGGTTTGGACTGGCTCCGCTGATGCCCGCCATCCGGGCCGACCTGGGCCTGACCAAACCCCAGGTCGGGAACATCATCATTGCTGCCGTGTCGGCAACCATTTTTGCCCGGCTGATCGTCGGTAAACTCTGCGATACGTGGGGACCACGTAAAACCTACACGGCGCTGCTCGTGCTGGGATCATTACCTGTGATGTTTGTCGGTTTGGCGCATGACTACACGACATTTCTGTTGTTCCGCCTGGCGATCGGCACCATTGGAGCCTCCTTTGTGATCACCCAGTTTCACACGTCGATGATGTTTGCCCCGAAAATTAAAGGAACCGCCAACGCCGTAGCGGGTGGCTGGGGCAATCTGGGCGGTGGCATTACCCAACTGGCGATGCCGCTGATCATGGCTACCATTGTCGGGTTCGGCTACACGAAGCCCGAAGCCTGGCGTCTGGCGATGATTTTTCCGGGCGTTCTGATGCTGATCATGGCGTTTGTCTATTACCGGTTCACGCAGGATACACCCAATGGAAATTACGGATCGCCTGAAGTTGAACGGACGGTGGTAACGGGTGAGAAGGTAAGTTTCTGGAAGGCTTGCGCTGACATTCGGGTATGGGCATTGGCGCTGGCATATGGCTGCTGCTTCGGGATGGAAATTACGTTCGATGGTGTGGCTGCGCTCTACTTCTTCGACAATTTCAAGATGGAAGAAACGCAGGCCGGTTTCTGGGCGATGCTGTTCGGCGGGATGAACATTTTTGCCCGGGCACTCGGCGGTATTGTGGCCGATAAAGTGGGCAATAAATACGGTATGCGCGGCAAAGGCTTGCTGCTGGCGGCCATGTTACTGCTGGAAGGGGCGGGAATTATGCTATTCGCCCAGGCGGGTAACTTACCCATGGCGATTCTGGCGATGATCACTTTTGCGCTGTTCCTGAAAATGTCGAACGGGGCTACCTACGCGATCGTGCCTTTTGTAAATCCAAAAGCCGTGGGCGTCATCTCGGGTGTCGTTGGTGCGGGCGGAAACGTCGGTGGTATGCTAATGGGCTTTCTGTTCAAGTCGCCGTCGATCTCGTACGGACAGGCTTTTCTCTACATTGGCTGTATCGTAGCGGTCATCGGAATGGTTCTGTTCCTGGTCAACTTTAACAAATCGGTGGTGGTCGAACCCGCCGAAGCCGAATTGCAAACTGCGTAA
- the nirD gene encoding nitrite reductase small subunit NirD encodes MDVLVAPNPDITWHLACEADAIPEDGGACALINGRQIAIFNFTRRGEWYATDNECPHRQQMALSRGMIGSQGDEPKVACPFHKKTFSLQSGQCLTDDAYQIATYPVKVDAGFVYIGV; translated from the coding sequence ATGGACGTTCTCGTTGCTCCCAATCCTGACATAACGTGGCATCTGGCCTGTGAGGCCGACGCGATCCCCGAAGATGGTGGTGCCTGCGCCCTCATCAACGGACGGCAGATTGCCATTTTCAATTTTACCCGGCGTGGCGAATGGTATGCCACCGATAACGAATGCCCGCACCGCCAGCAGATGGCCCTGTCGCGGGGTATGATCGGCAGCCAGGGCGACGAACCGAAGGTCGCCTGTCCGTTTCACAAAAAAACGTTTTCGCTCCAGAGCGGTCAGTGCCTGACGGATGACGCGTACCAAATTGCTACTTATCCAGTCAAAGTAGACGCCGGATTCGTGTATATTGGGGTATAA
- a CDS encoding response regulator transcription factor: MAIRIILADDHSVVRRGMRMLLEDEADIQIVGEASDGDEAIDLVASTKPDVLLLDITMPRLSGIDALKMISQQYPTVKTLMFSMHENPDYILKAVQYGAVGYLLKDTGHEEIIRAVRTVTRGDLYYPPNAASIIIRQFVLPTIGSTNRDTPTYSPKTSSVWNKITTREAQILTCLMDGMSSQKIAEHFGISANTVANQRASIIRKAGVKNTVDLIRVAMEEKNSN, from the coding sequence ATGGCTATTCGAATCATTCTTGCTGATGACCATTCTGTAGTGCGAAGGGGAATGCGGATGCTGCTGGAAGACGAAGCGGATATTCAGATCGTGGGCGAAGCGTCTGACGGCGACGAAGCGATCGATCTGGTTGCATCCACCAAACCGGACGTGTTACTGCTGGACATTACCATGCCCCGGCTGTCGGGTATTGACGCGCTGAAGATGATCTCACAGCAATACCCTACCGTTAAAACACTGATGTTCAGCATGCACGAAAACCCGGATTATATCTTAAAAGCGGTTCAGTATGGCGCGGTCGGGTATCTGCTGAAAGATACGGGCCACGAAGAAATAATACGTGCCGTCCGGACCGTGACCAGGGGAGACCTGTATTATCCACCCAATGCGGCTTCCATTATTATTCGTCAGTTCGTTCTACCAACGATCGGTTCGACGAATCGAGATACGCCGACGTATAGTCCGAAAACATCCTCCGTCTGGAACAAGATTACCACGCGGGAAGCGCAGATTCTGACCTGCTTGATGGATGGCATGAGCAGCCAGAAAATCGCCGAGCATTTTGGTATCAGCGCCAATACCGTAGCCAACCAACGGGCGAGCATCATCCGGAAAGCAGGGGTAAAAAACACGGTAGACCTGATCCGGGTAGCGATGGAAGAAAAGAACAGCAATTAG
- a CDS encoding alginate export family protein: protein MNYTVNRIVALWIILLATQSKLSAQVSLVGQLRTRTELRNGVGNLVPNGSPAAFFTSQRTRLTFGYKWDRIQFQTAIQDIRVWGQDAATINNADGNRLMVHEAWADITLINSADTTMNFKPIQNLSLKIGRQEMIYDDARLIGNLDWLQQGRRFDAAILKGQHKGWALDLGVGFNQNTDAFGVVGDYYTAANAPASALSTNNVTLAVPAGFLPTAGKGGAPVLLTPLSTNGQNQQFKSFQMVYLARTFRGPSSGQTKFSALFFKDDFQKYRIDSLGNAAQGYVYGRRYDVAGTNSRMTYGAMLTGLLGGPSSRIGKIQWQAFAYGQSGKDRDGLSIRKAYHYGANVMIQKGPLSFGPGYELLSGNNATTIQAGETSRFDPLYGTPHKFRGNMDYFYAGTGSPTGGLKDAFLKFRYTGNRLTTGLDVHYFSLAAPTYNKLPDAPAGALIDSKLGIEYDFIATYALNKFTTAEFGYSLMKGTNSLEYAKQGTMDQKRKTGTWAYLMINIRPDFFAIKK from the coding sequence ATGAATTATACCGTTAATCGGATAGTAGCCCTATGGATTATTCTATTGGCTACTCAATCGAAGTTGTCTGCGCAAGTCTCGCTCGTCGGGCAGTTGCGCACCCGAACCGAACTGCGGAACGGGGTTGGTAATCTGGTTCCCAACGGTAGCCCGGCTGCGTTTTTTACGTCGCAGCGCACCCGGCTGACGTTTGGGTACAAGTGGGATCGTATCCAGTTTCAAACGGCGATTCAGGATATCCGCGTCTGGGGTCAGGATGCCGCTACGATCAACAATGCTGATGGAAACCGGCTCATGGTGCACGAAGCCTGGGCCGATATTACGCTCATCAACAGTGCCGATACGACGATGAACTTTAAGCCGATTCAAAACTTATCGTTGAAAATCGGCCGGCAGGAAATGATTTACGACGATGCCCGCCTGATCGGAAACCTGGACTGGCTTCAGCAGGGCCGCCGATTCGATGCCGCCATCCTGAAAGGGCAGCACAAGGGTTGGGCCCTCGACCTGGGTGTTGGGTTTAACCAGAACACAGATGCATTCGGCGTGGTGGGTGATTATTATACGGCAGCCAACGCACCCGCTTCGGCCCTGTCTACCAACAACGTAACGCTGGCCGTACCCGCCGGTTTCCTGCCGACAGCCGGCAAAGGGGGTGCCCCGGTTTTACTGACGCCATTGAGCACGAACGGTCAGAATCAGCAGTTCAAATCGTTCCAGATGGTTTACCTGGCGCGCACGTTTCGCGGGCCGTCGTCGGGGCAGACCAAGTTCTCCGCGCTGTTCTTCAAAGATGACTTCCAGAAGTATCGGATCGACTCGCTGGGCAATGCCGCGCAAGGCTACGTATATGGGAGACGTTATGACGTGGCGGGTACGAACTCACGTATGACGTATGGTGCTATGCTGACGGGTTTGCTGGGTGGACCTTCATCTCGAATTGGGAAAATCCAATGGCAGGCGTTCGCGTATGGCCAAAGCGGTAAAGACCGCGATGGACTGAGCATTCGGAAGGCGTATCACTACGGCGCCAACGTCATGATTCAGAAAGGTCCACTGAGCTTCGGACCGGGTTATGAACTACTATCGGGCAACAATGCCACCACCATTCAGGCCGGAGAAACCAGCCGATTTGATCCCTTGTACGGAACACCACACAAATTCCGGGGTAATATGGATTATTTCTACGCGGGAACGGGATCTCCTACGGGTGGGTTGAAAGATGCCTTTCTGAAATTCAGGTACACGGGCAATCGCCTGACAACGGGTCTGGATGTCCATTATTTTTCGCTGGCAGCTCCTACCTACAACAAACTGCCCGATGCCCCCGCGGGTGCGCTGATCGACTCGAAACTAGGTATCGAGTATGACTTTATTGCGACGTACGCCCTCAATAAGTTTACCACCGCCGAGTTTGGGTATTCGCTTATGAAGGGAACAAATAGCCTGGAGTACGCCAAACAGGGTACTATGGACCAGAAACGTAAAACCGGGACCTGGGCTTACCTGATGATTAACATCCGCCCTGACTTTTTCGCTATCAAAAAATAA